The following nucleotide sequence is from Chryseobacterium sp. CY350.
TGTTTTGGTTCCGAAATTAGATACTCCGAAAAATGCCCATTTAATTATACCTACTTTTTTCCTTTTGATTTCGAGTGTTTTAACAATTATTTTTGCCATTCTCTCGACAAAACCAAATGTGACTAAAACTACATTTACAAATAAAGATATTGAAGATCGAAAAGTGAATCTTTTATTTTTTGGAAATTTCCAGCAGATGAAATTTGATCATTATCTGAGTTCCATGCATGATTTGATAAAAGACAGAGATTATATCTACGATTCTATGGTGAAAGATTTGTATTTCCTCGGGAAGGTTTTAGATAGAAAATATAAATTGCTATCAATTACCTACAACATTTTTATGGCAGGAATTATCATTTCTGTACTGTCTTTTGCGTATGCTTTTCTTAGTCTTTAAAGATAAATATTTAAACGAAAGAAACCCTCAAAGCTAACAAACCTGTAATTCCCTGAAGATCTTCAACTCTTAGAAATTCAACATCAGCTTTCAAGACATTTAGTTTTTGAAGTCTGTTGATATATTGTAAATATTCACGTTGGTTTTCCATTCCGAAATAGACGATTGTGATTTTTCCCGGACAAGTAATTCTTTCTGCGGAATCTTTCACGTGAGCTTTCTCCAATCTTTTCTTAATGATTTCAAAATTAGAATTGAAAGCGCCGTCTACATCAAAACGCTTCTCATCCATTCGGAAGCGGATGTCTATTTTTTCGTTATAAACAAAAATTAAAGATGCAATGTCAAGTGAGATTGGGAGATCTTTTTTGAATAAATCAAACTCATGCTCCATTGTACAGATTGTCTCAAGCTGCCAATATCTCAGTTCGTGAACAAACTTTGATGAATATGGCATTTCCGGAGCAATATTATGACCAATGTAGAGATTGTGCTCTACGCCATCAGATTTAAATCTTTCAAAATAATGCGGAAATATTTCCTGAGCAACAGCCTGTTTTTGATCTAAAATATCTGCCAGCTTACGGTTAAGAAGAGTTATAGAATCATCTAAATTTTTTCGGTTGGCATAAAAAAGATCATTTTGTGTAAAAACCTGACTGAAATAGTTTTTGATTTTAGCTTTGATATTTTCATCAGTTTTTATTTCTAACTGACCTTGGAGAAATGGATGAATTTCTTCTCGTAAAAATCGCTGAAATCTCTGTTCGGTATCTGCTTTGATCTCGTTGTTGAGTTCGTTTTCAAAAATATCCAAAGCCAGAGAATATTTTTCTGTTTCTGATGAATTTAAAAGAATCATAACTTCACAAATTCCGTCGATCTGCTGATTAAGATCTTCAAGCATCAGATTGTAGCGCTTTTCTGAAGACGCACGAATATCTGAGAAACTGAATAAAGGTGTCAGATTTTTAAACGAAATCTCTTTTAAAGTATATATTTTTTTTGAGAGAAAAGCATTAAAATAGCGTTCGGCTTCGTTTCTGAATTTCCAGATTACGCTGTCATGAATGGTTGTATATTCCCGTTGGATAATGGCCTCAATCTGATTATTTCTTTCGTAAGAAAACCTGCTGAGGGAGAAAATAATCATCTCGGCTACAAACTCAAGCTTTTTCAGTTTTAATCCGTTGAGACTGTTATGAATAGGCGAAGTAAACTCCATGATCGCGAGCAGTTCACCATCTTTCATAATAGGAA
It contains:
- a CDS encoding GAF domain-containing protein, whose amino-acid sequence is MSNLYKKESPFQVFISFKKYLDVLEHIRYNDRLEYRATYAQSLIEKTRNFKELRDGFQDLSLFEKHRDLIRLLLADLFPTGLTRNEIKAAGIPLTNITFNYTERFQNILNDAGKDFEIEFRDISDDEYYVFCCCLILQTYLKKDIKVTIPFYYDIPNKDGIIKHYKITVNSDFSDVYPAEGTVIPDEEILDILLENLDDIHLWKKHFPLESWILNGFSIISLVDCTSEVALSDLKSTLIRIDPQNPAPDENLQEIFKSYFDVAELNFGLMLFNTKNKRLEKLPIYENVFTNYLLDFWLNTFDEEIRKTAFENITYNSKPIVVSNVDKLDDEIKKLPSFSILKDNQINSFMVIPIMKDGELLAIMEFTSPIHNSLNGLKLKKLEFVAEMIIFSLSRFSYERNNQIEAIIQREYTTIHDSVIWKFRNEAERYFNAFLSKKIYTLKEISFKNLTPLFSFSDIRASSEKRYNLMLEDLNQQIDGICEVMILLNSSETEKYSLALDIFENELNNEIKADTEQRFQRFLREEIHPFLQGQLEIKTDENIKAKIKNYFSQVFTQNDLFYANRKNLDDSITLLNRKLADILDQKQAVAQEIFPHYFERFKSDGVEHNLYIGHNIAPEMPYSSKFVHELRYWQLETICTMEHEFDLFKKDLPISLDIASLIFVYNEKIDIRFRMDEKRFDVDGAFNSNFEIIKKRLEKAHVKDSAERITCPGKITIVYFGMENQREYLQYINRLQKLNVLKADVEFLRVEDLQGITGLLALRVSFV